The region CTAATAAAATCAAATCAAATTTACCTTCTTCGCCTAAAACAGTTTTGATAGACTTTTCGTATTCCACTGCATAAGCTTCCGGTGTAACGCCATCTTTGTACATTTCAAAAATGTTTTCCTGCGGAATAGGAACGTGGCTTAATAAAGTCGAATAAGACATTTTAGCATTGCTTAAATCATCATTAAGTGGAACCCAGCGTTCATCACCCCAAAAAATATAAACTTTGCTCCAGTCGATTTTATTTTTGTAAGCATCAGAAGCCAATAATTTATAGATTCCTGCCGGAGAAGAGCCTCCTGTAAGAACTGCTGTAAATTTGCCTTTAGAAGCAATGGCTTTCTGAGCCAATTCTGTAAAAAGATCTGCTGCTTTAGTATTTATTTCGTCTGTGTTATTGTATACTTGTACCATTTAAAACTTCTTCTTTTTTAACATTTTGTGTGTTCGGAATCCATTTGTGTCCCTGACGGGCCAATAATTCATCAGCTTCTTCGGGTCCCCAGCTTCCCGCTTTGTAATTAGGGAAATTAGTTGGTGCAGTTGTT is a window of Flavobacterium crocinum DNA encoding:
- the pgl gene encoding 6-phosphogluconolactonase, whose amino-acid sequence is MVQVYNNTDEINTKAADLFTELAQKAIASKGKFTAVLTGGSSPAGIYKLLASDAYKNKIDWSKVYIFWGDERWVPLNDDLSNAKMSYSTLLSHVPIPQENIFEMYKDGVTPEAYAVEYEKSIKTVLGEEGKFDLILLGMGDDGHTASLFPGEAVLQEQTKWVDAYYLAPQKMYRITLTAPLINKAEKIVVVAFGEKKINALKEVTTGEYNPTLYPMQLIKPVSGELLFLVDKVAAGTN